A part of Paenibacillus sp. 481 genomic DNA contains:
- a CDS encoding ABC transporter ATP-binding protein, whose translation MSALLQVEAIETHIGQYHILQGVTFEVQTGHITVLLGRNGAGKTTTLRSIMGLSPVTTGTITLSGERLEALPTHLVARKGIGYVPEDQGVFYDLTVSETLRVAMRSQDEASQERLEWALELFPDLSKLWNRKSGLLSGGQKQMLAIVRAYVNDNRLLLIDEPSKGLAPIMVEKLMEALMQMKEKTTVLLVEQNFMMASQIGERYYMMDEGRVVRGGSMVELRDDEEARRKYLGIA comes from the coding sequence ATGTCGGCACTGCTGCAAGTGGAAGCCATTGAGACACATATCGGTCAGTATCACATTTTACAAGGCGTCACTTTTGAGGTGCAAACGGGCCATATTACAGTGTTGTTAGGCAGAAACGGTGCTGGTAAGACGACAACGCTGCGCTCGATTATGGGGCTGTCTCCGGTGACAACAGGCACGATTACGTTAAGTGGCGAAAGATTGGAAGCGCTACCAACTCATCTTGTTGCGCGAAAAGGGATCGGTTACGTACCGGAGGATCAAGGGGTTTTTTATGATTTAACGGTAAGTGAGACGCTACGTGTTGCGATGCGTTCCCAAGATGAGGCTTCACAGGAGCGGCTGGAATGGGCGCTTGAATTATTTCCGGATTTATCTAAACTGTGGAACCGGAAAAGTGGTCTGCTAAGTGGTGGCCAGAAGCAGATGTTGGCTATTGTCAGGGCCTATGTAAACGACAATCGGCTGCTACTGATCGACGAGCCAAGTAAAGGCTTAGCTCCGATCATGGTCGAGAAGCTGATGGAAGCGCTGATGCAGATGAAGGAAAAGACGACCGTACTGCTCGTGGAGCAGAACTTTATGATGGCCAGTCAAATTGGCGAGCGCTATTACATGATGGATGAGGGGCGTGTCGTGCGCGGCGGCTCGATGGTGGAGCTGCGGGACGATGAGGAGGCACGGCGTAAATATCTAGGTATTGCTTAA
- a CDS encoding ABC transporter ATP-binding protein — protein sequence MTTMKHGSEPKGETILETSQLTVAFGGHTAVNQVNLHVAKRQFKSIIGPNGAGKTTLFNLLSGQIQPSAGTVRFKGTDVTSFPPFKRTRLGMGRSFQITNVFPQLSVLENVRLAVQSQAGVRFNWYSSARKYRHFEEVAVQLLELVLLQGRELTTAAHLAHGEKRKLEMAMLLALQSDLLLLDEPTAGISVEEVPAILEVIRRIKQEGDRTILLIEHKMDMVLDLSDTIAVLFNGQLIADGQPDDIMKNETVQAAYLGGLYDVGTAASGSH from the coding sequence ATGACCACAATGAAGCATGGATCGGAACCTAAAGGGGAGACGATTTTGGAGACGAGTCAATTGACGGTTGCGTTTGGCGGACATACGGCCGTCAATCAGGTCAATTTGCACGTAGCGAAGCGACAATTTAAATCGATTATCGGCCCAAATGGAGCCGGCAAGACGACGTTATTCAACTTGCTAAGCGGTCAAATTCAACCGAGCGCAGGCACGGTTCGATTCAAGGGAACGGATGTGACGTCGTTCCCACCTTTTAAACGGACCCGACTTGGGATGGGAAGATCGTTTCAGATTACGAACGTATTTCCCCAATTGTCGGTGCTCGAAAATGTGCGACTAGCTGTCCAATCGCAAGCAGGCGTGCGTTTTAATTGGTATTCTTCGGCGCGTAAATATCGCCACTTTGAGGAGGTTGCGGTGCAACTGCTGGAGCTTGTGCTGTTGCAGGGGCGCGAACTGACGACTGCGGCACATTTAGCGCATGGGGAGAAGCGCAAGCTGGAGATGGCGATGCTGCTTGCCTTGCAGTCCGACTTACTGCTGCTGGACGAACCGACTGCCGGCATTTCGGTGGAAGAAGTGCCAGCCATCTTAGAAGTGATTCGCCGGATTAAGCAGGAAGGCGACCGAACGATTTTGCTTATTGAGCACAAAATGGACATGGTGCTCGATCTGTCGGATACGATCGCCGTCTTGTTCAATGGACAACTGATCGCGGACGGGCAACCTGATGACATTATGAAAAATGAGACCGTGCAAGCGGCTTATTTAGGAGGGCTGTACGATGTCGGCACTGCTGCAAGTGGAAGCCATTGA
- a CDS encoding substrate-binding domain-containing protein codes for MEQQRRMRNRAMLLLLGLMVLFVSACGTGGSGGSSGADNGGTKTEAGQNGTAGSTGAAPLRIGVLASLTGALESYGKQTVQGFELGLDYATGGTKTVAGRKVEFIVEDTETKPDVAVKKATKLLETDKVDFLVGASSSGDTLAVLPLAEEYEKIMIVEPAVADSITGELWNKYVFRTARNSSQDAVAGAAAIAKQGVKIATFAPDGAFGRDGVAAFKDAAVKLGADIVAEQYADATSTDFTAHIQKIVSAKPDYLFVVWAGANTPWKQLEDMKVRDQGIKISTGAPDIAALRTMKELNGMEGFSVYYHSLPANDVNSWLVAEHKKRFNGEVPDLFTPGGMSAAIAIVEAIKKTNGATDVEQLITTMEGMSFDTPKGKMTFRPEDHQALQTLYAVKLESRPEFDYPVPIFVRELTPEETAPPVRNQR; via the coding sequence ATGGAACAACAACGGCGAATGAGGAACAGAGCCATGCTGCTCTTGCTCGGACTAATGGTATTGTTCGTATCTGCATGCGGAACGGGTGGGTCAGGCGGATCAAGTGGTGCAGACAATGGTGGAACGAAGACGGAAGCGGGTCAAAATGGAACGGCAGGATCAACGGGGGCAGCCCCATTGCGCATTGGCGTACTCGCTTCTTTGACGGGGGCTTTGGAGAGTTATGGCAAGCAGACCGTGCAAGGATTCGAACTAGGCCTTGACTATGCTACAGGCGGAACGAAGACGGTCGCGGGCCGCAAGGTCGAATTTATTGTGGAAGATACAGAGACAAAGCCGGATGTTGCGGTGAAAAAGGCGACCAAGCTACTCGAAACTGATAAAGTTGATTTCTTGGTTGGAGCTTCTAGTTCGGGGGATACGTTAGCGGTACTGCCTTTGGCCGAAGAGTATGAAAAAATTATGATCGTTGAGCCAGCAGTAGCCGACAGCATTACGGGTGAACTGTGGAACAAATACGTATTCCGCACGGCGCGCAATTCATCGCAGGATGCGGTTGCCGGAGCGGCGGCCATTGCCAAGCAAGGTGTGAAAATTGCAACGTTTGCGCCAGATGGTGCTTTTGGACGTGACGGCGTCGCTGCTTTTAAGGATGCGGCTGTCAAGCTGGGCGCGGACATTGTGGCTGAACAGTATGCAGATGCGACATCGACCGATTTTACGGCTCATATTCAAAAAATAGTAAGTGCGAAGCCGGACTATTTATTCGTCGTCTGGGCAGGTGCAAATACACCTTGGAAGCAGTTGGAGGATATGAAGGTGCGAGACCAAGGTATCAAAATTTCGACCGGCGCACCTGATATTGCCGCGCTGCGAACGATGAAAGAGCTGAATGGAATGGAAGGCTTCTCGGTTTACTATCATTCGCTGCCAGCGAATGACGTGAATAGTTGGCTCGTAGCTGAGCACAAAAAACGTTTTAACGGCGAAGTGCCGGATCTGTTTACGCCAGGCGGCATGTCAGCTGCGATCGCGATCGTAGAAGCGATCAAAAAGACGAACGGCGCTACCGATGTAGAGCAGCTTATTACGACGATGGAGGGAATGTCGTTCGACACGCCAAAAGGAAAAATGACGTTCCGGCCAGAGGACCATCAAGCGTTGCAGACGTTGTACGCGGTGAAGCTAGAAAGTCGACCGGAATTCGACTATCCGGTTCCGATATTCGTACGCGAGCTGACACCAGAGGAGACGGCACCGCCTGTGCGGAATCAGCGTTAG
- a CDS encoding BTAD domain-containing putative transcriptional regulator, whose protein sequence is MNKEHILKLKMTPPPVKKQLLHRPHLTKRLNQLTGTPITLLTSGPGYGKTTALASYVRSSDMQCVWYGVSAQDNDLHPFLQHLVSALRQIVPQFGEALLLELRKGGSGAIEDDAGALAEIFLNELIHLPQHTLLIIDDYHLVEHHFAIDRWMQTVISFLPEGDTLRLVLSSRRRPSWEQLTVLRLRGHLLELTTNDLAFTEEEIDVLFHDYYQYPLSKERIRLIYTKTEGWIIAIQLIWQQLLNAKGQLELEQILNAPRESMHDLFQFLALELFQKQMSLMRTFMLETSILDELTGEWCDAIGGRKGSYELLVQLCGDGFLTAIGEDQFRYHALFREFLRDQLRRQPERHAALHRQAMHVFVGRGRYDMALSHALELADVDETAQLLQQVGVELIRGGHLELVHNGLRHVPERVQTRYPFLRVLMGDIYRYRCQYDTAEEHYRLAEQEASLMGDMRGRLAALEGQAMLFLDTIQPGKAGPLLEEAVSLASSLPEGVAVGRSGQPFERPLQVKRQVPCERQEQLARLNGLMAENMLNAGRGTEAQAWYERSLQLLPHRNDLIFEARLCLRTGKLREAKARLERAQQLEAEAGELYRSASFHGKTLSRSHREVDLLLSLIHSLAGQPEQAKEQAEKAMMHGIRLRAPFVEACGWMRMGHAAPLMGVYELNVASECYQAASTIMDRLDVRRGSAEPLMGLCLLYGRARSTETALRYGQRGLDEAEQAQDGWLAGLISLSIGIALFYGDRLAEAERQFRECVDRFEVCGDHYGTTVSLMWLAIVTYRMEEEPAFALVMERFLAQADQRGYRFLFVQRTMFGPADTQQLIPLLIEAVKQNIQAGYASSLLSEWGLDRLGYHPGYTLRIETLGLFRVRLGDLQLEDKDWQRGKAKELFQLLVTKRHQPLTKEELLILLFPHAPEKAANRDFKVALNALQTALEPHRRARAQSYFIVRQGSAYQLNEAAGWVLDTVQFERDVRKGLEAESLSAAVQALEQGLMLYRGDYMPDRRYEDWCIEERERLQVLYMRGAERLAQCYTEMKAYDKAIGWAEQMLAKDRCWEEAYRLLIQCHFQKNNRNQAVKWYHKCQKVLLEELGVQPMPAILDLVTLHIDLDC, encoded by the coding sequence ATGAATAAAGAGCACATACTTAAATTGAAAATGACACCGCCACCCGTAAAAAAACAATTGCTGCACCGCCCTCATTTGACCAAACGGCTTAATCAGCTTACGGGGACGCCCATTACATTGTTGACTTCGGGTCCAGGCTACGGAAAAACGACGGCGTTAGCCTCCTATGTACGTTCGTCAGATATGCAATGCGTCTGGTATGGCGTATCCGCACAGGACAACGATCTCCACCCCTTTTTACAACATTTAGTCTCTGCGCTGCGGCAAATCGTGCCCCAGTTCGGAGAAGCGCTATTGCTTGAACTGCGCAAAGGTGGCAGTGGTGCGATTGAAGACGATGCAGGAGCATTGGCTGAAATTTTCTTGAACGAGCTTATTCATCTGCCACAGCATACGTTGCTCATCATTGACGATTATCACCTCGTTGAGCACCATTTTGCAATTGATCGGTGGATGCAGACGGTCATTTCCTTTTTGCCGGAAGGAGACACGCTGCGACTCGTTCTTTCATCACGTCGCAGACCGAGTTGGGAGCAGCTGACGGTACTGCGATTGCGGGGGCATTTGCTGGAGCTTACCACAAATGATTTAGCATTTACGGAAGAAGAGATAGATGTTCTGTTCCATGATTATTATCAATATCCGTTGTCTAAGGAACGGATCCGTCTTATTTATACCAAAACGGAAGGCTGGATTATTGCGATACAGCTCATTTGGCAGCAGTTGCTGAATGCTAAAGGGCAGCTAGAACTTGAGCAAATATTGAATGCGCCTCGGGAGTCGATGCATGACTTGTTTCAATTTTTAGCGTTGGAGCTGTTTCAGAAGCAAATGTCGTTGATGCGTACTTTTATGTTAGAAACGAGCATTTTGGATGAGCTTACAGGCGAATGGTGCGACGCCATTGGGGGACGAAAAGGGTCTTACGAGCTGCTTGTGCAGCTGTGTGGGGATGGATTTTTGACCGCGATTGGCGAGGATCAATTCAGATACCACGCGTTGTTCCGCGAGTTTCTGCGTGATCAGTTACGGCGGCAGCCTGAGCGGCATGCCGCGCTGCATCGACAAGCGATGCATGTGTTCGTAGGCCGAGGACGATATGACATGGCTTTATCGCATGCGCTTGAGCTGGCAGATGTAGACGAGACCGCACAACTGTTGCAGCAAGTAGGGGTGGAGCTGATCAGAGGTGGTCATCTGGAGCTTGTCCATAATGGCTTGCGGCACGTGCCGGAGCGGGTGCAGACACGATATCCCTTTTTACGGGTGCTGATGGGTGATATTTATCGTTATCGCTGCCAATATGACACGGCCGAGGAACATTACCGCTTGGCGGAACAAGAGGCATCCTTAATGGGGGACATGCGTGGACGGCTTGCGGCCCTAGAAGGTCAGGCGATGCTATTCCTTGACACGATTCAGCCTGGCAAAGCAGGGCCGCTGCTCGAAGAGGCGGTATCGCTTGCCTCATCGCTGCCAGAAGGGGTGGCGGTTGGAAGGAGCGGTCAGCCGTTTGAACGTCCCTTGCAAGTTAAGCGACAAGTGCCGTGTGAACGACAGGAGCAATTGGCAAGGCTGAACGGGCTAATGGCTGAAAATATGTTGAATGCAGGTCGTGGCACTGAAGCGCAGGCATGGTATGAGCGCAGTCTGCAGCTGCTGCCTCATCGAAATGATCTTATTTTTGAAGCGAGATTATGCTTGCGTACAGGCAAGTTGCGCGAAGCCAAAGCACGACTAGAGCGCGCGCAACAATTAGAGGCAGAGGCAGGGGAGCTTTATCGGAGCGCGAGCTTTCATGGCAAAACATTGTCGCGCTCGCATCGCGAAGTTGATTTGCTGCTGTCGCTTATTCATAGCCTAGCAGGCCAGCCTGAACAAGCGAAGGAGCAGGCAGAGAAAGCGATGATGCATGGCATCCGCCTGCGTGCTCCTTTTGTGGAAGCTTGTGGTTGGATGCGCATGGGGCATGCGGCTCCATTAATGGGCGTGTACGAATTGAATGTGGCTTCCGAGTGCTATCAAGCAGCGTCCACGATTATGGATCGGCTCGACGTCAGACGCGGCAGTGCTGAACCGTTGATGGGACTATGTTTATTGTACGGCCGTGCTCGTTCAACGGAAACGGCTTTGCGATATGGACAACGAGGTCTGGATGAGGCAGAGCAGGCACAAGACGGATGGCTAGCGGGGCTTATCAGCTTAAGTATAGGGATCGCGCTGTTTTACGGTGATCGGTTAGCAGAAGCGGAGCGGCAGTTCCGTGAATGTGTGGATCGATTTGAAGTGTGTGGCGACCATTATGGAACGACGGTGTCGCTTATGTGGCTGGCGATTGTCACTTACCGCATGGAGGAGGAACCAGCGTTTGCGCTCGTGATGGAGCGATTTTTGGCGCAGGCCGATCAACGAGGCTACCGCTTTTTGTTCGTACAGCGAACGATGTTCGGACCTGCTGATACGCAGCAGTTGATTCCGCTGCTCATAGAAGCTGTTAAGCAAAATATTCAAGCAGGGTACGCTTCCTCACTGCTAAGTGAATGGGGACTTGATCGGCTTGGATACCATCCAGGGTACACTTTGCGCATCGAAACGCTAGGACTATTTCGAGTCCGACTAGGCGATCTACAGTTAGAGGATAAGGATTGGCAGCGTGGGAAGGCGAAGGAGCTGTTTCAACTGCTCGTTACGAAGCGACATCAACCGCTCACTAAAGAAGAGTTGCTTATTCTGTTGTTCCCCCACGCGCCAGAAAAGGCGGCCAACCGTGACTTTAAGGTGGCGCTTAACGCGCTCCAGACGGCATTGGAACCGCATCGCCGCGCACGAGCGCAGTCTTATTTTATCGTGCGGCAAGGATCTGCCTACCAGCTTAACGAAGCTGCGGGGTGGGTACTTGATACGGTTCAATTCGAACGTGACGTACGTAAGGGACTAGAAGCAGAGAGCTTGAGCGCTGCTGTCCAAGCGCTAGAGCAAGGGCTAATGTTATATCGTGGCGATTATATGCCCGACCGCCGCTATGAAGATTGGTGCATCGAGGAGCGCGAGCGACTGCAAGTGCTGTATATGCGGGGAGCGGAGCGGTTAGCCCAGTGCTACACCGAGATGAAGGCCTACGATAAAGCGATTGGCTGGGCAGAACAGATGCTGGCGAAAGATCGTTGCTGGGAAGAGGCGTATCGCCTGCTGATCCAATGCCATTTTCAAAAAAACAATCGAAATCAAGCTGTGAAATGGTATCACAAATGCCAAAAAGTATTGTTGGAGGAGCTAGGTGTGCAGCCGATGCCGGCCATTTTAGATTTAGTGACCCTCCATATTGACCTAGATTGTTAG